A single window of Natranaerovirga pectinivora DNA harbors:
- a CDS encoding VCBS repeat-containing protein produces the protein MNSSNRNPNFKNMYVIDSVYGDINGDDIDDIIYLVGNKPYGYDSPFITDIVLFIKDGLTHKTFTISPKENSGYNPTIFLGDFTGNHTNEILLSIDSGGSGGYAFYYIYSMVHNTPTLIFDHELYNKEYTYKVIYKDNYQVEILDKDSKNYLIDIQYKGKNYLSEIYNSDGTLKEPLTGWVNPLGGLYPIDFQRNGIYGLYTSRSIAGRYNADGLGYVQTSLEWDGSRFKPFFQTVGIL, from the coding sequence ATGAATTCATCTAATAGGAACCCTAATTTTAAAAATATGTATGTTATTGACTCTGTTTATGGAGATATTAATGGAGATGATATTGATGATATTATCTATTTAGTAGGTAACAAACCCTATGGTTATGATAGTCCCTTCATAACCGATATTGTTTTATTCATAAAAGATGGTCTAACCCATAAAACCTTTACTATCTCTCCAAAAGAAAATTCTGGTTACAATCCAACTATTTTTCTTGGTGATTTTACCGGCAATCACACAAATGAAATATTATTAAGCATTGATTCTGGCGGCAGTGGTGGTTATGCATTCTACTATATATATTCTATGGTACATAATACACCTACTTTAATATTTGACCATGAGCTATATAATAAAGAGTACACTTATAAGGTAATCTATAAAGATAATTATCAAGTTGAAATTCTCGATAAAGATTCAAAAAATTACCTTATAGATATTCAATATAAAGGTAAAAATTATTTGTCTGAGATTTATAATAGTGATGGCACCCTTAAAGAACCTCTAACAGGATGGGTTAACCCTTTAGGAGGGCTTTACCCCATTGACTTTCAAAGAAATGGCATATATGGTTTATATACGTCTCGAAGCATTGCTGGAAGGTACAATGCAGATGGTTTAGGCTATGTACAGACATCATTAGAATGGGATGGTTCTCGTTTTAAACCATTTTTTCAAACTGTAGGCATCTTATAG
- a CDS encoding PEP/pyruvate-binding domain-containing protein encodes MKFDKASTGNNGLDEIINFLRIGDNVVWQVDHIEDYMRYAKAYVKKSLDDNRNIIYMRFAAHPPILEDNENIKKYELDPSIGFESFTVEVHRIIENEGLEAFYVFDCLSNLLEAWATDLMIGNFFQVTCPYLFEMETIAYFGIIRGNHSFDTIARIRETTQLLLDLYNIQGKLYVHPLKVWNRYSPTMFLPHIVDDSGMTPITSSAESAILFQYLPKKGLGNPKRKLDYWDKLFIDAEELIYTSHNQNKSKKQEMVEQLCRLMIGKEEKVLEMAKKHFDLEDIISIKSRLIGSGFIGGKTVGMLLARQILSKNPQENWNDVLEAHDSFYIGSDVFYTYIVQNGWWHLRLKQRSKEGYFEAAQILQEKMKEGIFSENIKEQFLQMLEYFGQSPIIVRSSSLLEDSFGNAFAGKYDSVFCINQGSPSERYKQFEEALRTVYASSMNRDALEYRMKRGLDQSDEQMAILVQRVSGDYYKKYFFPFLAGVGFSHNSYVWKEHLDPKAGMIRLVLGLGTKAVDRVEGDYPRVASLDQPTLQPLGNEEDKKKYSQHTVDVLNLEKNTFESLSLNKLMWEKVGIKMDLIGIPDYETNKKIKEYNIKEQEAWILNYEKLFKNTGFIQTMKKMLKALEDAYTYPVDMEFTVNYISDETLRINVVQCRPLQTKGVVGNVQIPEIENEQVIFETKGNFMGGSIDQNIHRIIYVDPKGYSNLSTQDKYAIANTIGNINKGIKRDVMTTILVAPGRIGSSTPSLGLPLKFTDICNMSILCEMAYEIMGMVPDLSYGSHFFQDLVEADIFYVAIFPEMRGIQFNMNYFIEATNSLVNVFPEGARFQEVLKVIEVEDIAIKGDIKSQRLRCYKY; translated from the coding sequence ATGAAGTTTGATAAAGCGAGCACTGGAAACAATGGATTAGATGAAATAATCAACTTTCTAAGAATTGGTGACAATGTTGTGTGGCAAGTAGATCATATAGAAGATTATATGCGTTATGCAAAGGCCTATGTAAAAAAAAGCCTTGATGATAATAGAAATATAATTTATATGCGATTTGCAGCCCATCCTCCTATACTAGAAGACAATGAAAATATTAAGAAGTATGAATTAGATCCTTCTATTGGGTTTGAATCATTTACAGTAGAAGTACATCGCATTATTGAAAATGAAGGGCTAGAGGCATTTTATGTATTTGATTGTTTGTCTAATTTACTAGAAGCTTGGGCAACTGATCTTATGATTGGAAATTTCTTTCAAGTAACTTGTCCTTATTTGTTTGAGATGGAGACCATTGCTTATTTTGGAATCATTAGAGGCAATCACTCCTTTGATACCATCGCAAGAATAAGAGAAACGACACAATTATTATTGGATCTTTATAATATACAAGGGAAGTTGTATGTACATCCCTTAAAAGTATGGAATAGATATTCACCAACCATGTTCTTGCCTCATATCGTGGATGATTCGGGAATGACACCTATAACCAGTAGTGCAGAATCAGCCATATTGTTTCAGTATTTACCTAAAAAGGGATTAGGGAATCCAAAAAGAAAACTTGATTACTGGGATAAACTTTTTATAGATGCAGAAGAATTAATATATACTTCTCATAACCAAAACAAGAGTAAAAAGCAAGAAATGGTGGAGCAATTATGTAGGCTAATGATAGGGAAAGAAGAAAAAGTTTTAGAAATGGCTAAAAAACACTTTGACTTAGAGGATATAATCTCTATAAAATCAAGGCTTATTGGTTCGGGATTTATTGGTGGAAAAACAGTTGGAATGCTCTTAGCAAGACAAATTTTATCCAAAAACCCACAAGAGAATTGGAATGATGTTTTAGAAGCCCATGATTCTTTTTATATCGGTTCAGATGTTTTTTATACTTATATTGTGCAAAATGGATGGTGGCACTTAAGATTAAAACAAAGAAGCAAAGAGGGGTATTTTGAAGCGGCTCAAATACTTCAAGAAAAAATGAAGGAAGGAATATTTTCTGAGAATATTAAAGAACAGTTTTTACAAATGCTTGAATATTTTGGTCAGTCACCAATAATTGTTAGATCAAGTAGTTTGCTTGAAGACAGTTTTGGCAATGCCTTTGCAGGCAAATACGATAGTGTATTTTGTATTAATCAAGGCAGTCCATCAGAACGTTACAAACAATTTGAAGAAGCATTAAGAACTGTTTATGCAAGTTCTATGAATAGGGACGCTTTAGAGTACCGAATGAAAAGAGGATTAGATCAATCAGATGAACAAATGGCCATACTTGTTCAAAGGGTTTCAGGAGACTATTATAAAAAATATTTTTTCCCCTTTTTAGCAGGCGTTGGATTTTCTCATAACAGTTATGTGTGGAAAGAGCATCTAGACCCAAAGGCAGGTATGATTAGATTGGTATTAGGTTTAGGGACAAAAGCAGTAGATAGAGTTGAAGGAGATTACCCTAGAGTAGCTTCCTTAGATCAACCAACCCTTCAACCATTAGGAAATGAAGAGGATAAGAAGAAGTATTCTCAACATACAGTAGATGTTTTAAATTTAGAAAAGAACACCTTTGAATCCCTTTCTTTAAACAAACTTATGTGGGAAAAAGTAGGTATAAAAATGGATTTAATCGGTATACCAGATTATGAAACCAATAAAAAAATAAAGGAATACAATATTAAAGAACAAGAAGCTTGGATATTGAACTATGAAAAGCTATTTAAAAATACTGGGTTTATACAAACAATGAAAAAGATGTTAAAGGCCTTAGAGGATGCCTATACCTACCCTGTAGATATGGAGTTTACAGTAAATTACATTTCTGATGAAACATTAAGAATCAATGTTGTTCAATGTAGACCATTGCAGACGAAAGGTGTTGTTGGAAACGTTCAAATACCAGAGATAGAAAATGAGCAAGTTATATTTGAGACAAAAGGGAATTTTATGGGAGGTAGTATTGATCAAAATATCCATAGAATTATATATGTGGATCCAAAAGGGTATAGCAATCTTTCTACACAAGACAAATACGCCATAGCAAATACAATAGGAAACATTAATAAAGGAATTAAAAGGGATGTTATGACAACTATCCTTGTAGCACCAGGAAGAATTGGAAGTAGTACACCCTCTTTAGGATTACCACTAAAATTCACTGACATCTGTAATATGAGTATACTATGTGAAATGGCATATGAAATTATGGGTATGGTACCTGACCTATCCTATGGATCACATTTTTTTCAAGATTTAGTAGAAGCAGATATATTTTATGTTGCCATATTCCCTGAGATGAGGGGAATACAATTTAATATGAATTATTTTATAGAGGCTACAAATAGCTTGGTGAATGTGTTCCCAGAAGGAGCAAGATTCCAAGAGGTTCTTAAAGTTATAGAGGTAGAAGACATTGCTATAAAAGGAGATATAAAATCTCAAAGACTAAGATGCTATAAATACTAG